In the genome of Coraliomargarita algicola, one region contains:
- a CDS encoding 50S ribosomal protein L25, whose amino-acid sequence MQHTLNITNRENTGRGVARRLRAEGKIPASLYGQGNARSITVSAVDFRTLNREIGGGAALVELTDEKGESALCLVQDVQYHAVKSTVTHIDFQEVERGHSFTTKVPVHLVGEEDCVGVRNEGGIIDHKSHEIEIRCRPSKLPDHVNADVSGLAVGEAIHIADLPVIEDVEYLGEPAQVIVSCQAPTVAVETSDDASVAADEVPATKVSEAESSD is encoded by the coding sequence ATGCAACATACACTTAATATTACCAATCGTGAAAACACCGGTCGCGGTGTAGCTCGCCGCCTTCGTGCGGAGGGTAAAATTCCTGCCTCGCTGTATGGTCAGGGTAATGCTCGCTCGATCACCGTTTCTGCGGTTGATTTTCGCACGCTGAATCGTGAGATTGGCGGCGGTGCGGCACTCGTCGAGTTGACCGACGAAAAGGGTGAGTCGGCTCTTTGCCTCGTGCAGGATGTTCAGTATCATGCAGTTAAGAGCACTGTGACTCACATTGATTTTCAAGAAGTTGAGCGTGGTCACTCGTTTACAACGAAGGTGCCGGTGCATCTTGTAGGTGAAGAAGATTGTGTCGGCGTTCGTAATGAAGGCGGTATCATCGATCACAAGTCGCATGAAATCGAAATTCGCTGCCGTCCTTCCAAGCTTCCCGATCACGTGAATGCAGATGTCTCTGGTCTTGCTGTGGGTGAAGCGATTCATATTGCGGATCTTCCAGTTATCGAGGATGTCGAATACCTCGGCGAGCCTGCTCAGGTAATCGTATCTTGCCAAGCACCCACAGTTGCTGTGGAGACTAGCGATGACGCTTCGGTGGCTGCCGATGAGGTTCCTGCTACTAAGGTCAGCGAAGCTGAGTCTTCCGACTAG
- a CDS encoding 30S ribosomal protein S6: MSATTKNNYKATFILDLRESEDDSAKVMADLNEILKSIGAEPSDSEDLGMREFARAADRRYTQGHYVEIYFAATGDVPATLNEKLKLDKRVNRIFTEAL, translated from the coding sequence ATGAGCGCAACGACAAAAAATAACTACAAAGCCACTTTCATCCTCGACCTACGCGAATCTGAAGACGATTCCGCGAAGGTGATGGCTGATCTTAACGAAATCCTCAAGTCCATCGGAGCGGAGCCTTCTGACAGCGAAGACCTCGGTATGCGTGAGTTTGCACGCGCTGCAGACCGCCGCTATACTCAAGGCCACTACGTCGAAATCTACTTTGCAGCGACGGGCGATGTGCCTGCGACTCTTAACGAGAAGCTGAAGCTCGATAAGCGGGTCAATCGTATCTTCACTGAAGCTCTCTAA
- the modA gene encoding molybdate ABC transporter substrate-binding protein codes for MCIFLKVIFCILLSLYLGACSGERTQSAADTQTLTIHAAVSLSAMVRELGAQFAEDHGLTLHYNFASSGALARQLIAAPRGEIYLSANQQWMQRAREAHAVQPATVSVLFANQLAMVAHPENPIQAIDSTEICSLPLTQLSIGDPDYVPAGLYARSWLQSLHCGDHSAWDAFKDKVIPATDAHAALARVQASRQMVGIVYKTDYLAQADSLRLIYSVPQTATAPIHYYGAVVSGSAHSDVAADFLEYIGSEASQAIVEKYGFTPVKAAARLTP; via the coding sequence ATGTGCATCTTTCTTAAAGTGATCTTCTGCATTCTGCTTTCGCTCTATCTGGGCGCTTGCTCGGGTGAGCGCACGCAGTCAGCAGCGGATACGCAAACGCTGACGATCCATGCAGCCGTGAGCTTGAGCGCGATGGTGCGCGAGTTGGGCGCGCAATTCGCCGAGGATCATGGGCTGACTTTACATTATAATTTTGCCAGTTCCGGGGCCTTGGCACGTCAACTAATCGCCGCCCCCCGGGGCGAGATCTATCTGAGTGCTAACCAACAGTGGATGCAACGCGCACGTGAAGCCCATGCAGTGCAGCCTGCCACGGTGAGCGTCCTATTTGCCAACCAACTGGCCATGGTGGCGCACCCGGAAAATCCGATCCAAGCGATTGACTCGACAGAGATCTGCTCATTGCCACTGACGCAACTCTCGATAGGCGACCCAGACTACGTGCCTGCGGGCTTATATGCCCGCAGCTGGCTACAAAGTCTCCATTGCGGCGATCACAGCGCATGGGATGCCTTTAAAGACAAAGTGATACCTGCCACTGATGCGCATGCGGCTCTTGCCAGAGTGCAGGCCAGCCGTCAGATGGTGGGCATCGTGTATAAGACCGACTACCTGGCACAGGCAGACTCTTTACGATTGATCTACAGCGTGCCTCAGACAGCCACAGCGCCCATTCACTACTACGGGGCGGTCGTTTCCGGAAGCGCACATTCCGATGTCGCCGCCGACTTTCTGGAATACATAGGCTCGGAAGCCAGCCAAGCGATTGTGGAAAAATACGGTTTTACACCTGTCAAAGCCGCAGCTAGGCTGACTCCCTAG
- the pth gene encoding aminoacyl-tRNA hydrolase translates to MSIAVIAGLGNPGSKYRNTRHNIGFVLVESLAAKFGATWKHEARFEAEVAVIVYQGRKLMLLKPQTFMNASGRSLGAALRYRKLSAEAMLVVYDDLTLDLGRTKLSVNGSAGGHNGIADLLAQVGSGFARYRVGIGAKPHKEMDLADYVLGQFTKDEQNILADRTSIYLDQIQLILSDGIEPAMNIINQRKAISHERNDKK, encoded by the coding sequence ATGTCCATCGCGGTCATTGCCGGTCTCGGAAATCCGGGCTCTAAATACCGCAACACCCGGCACAATATAGGCTTTGTCCTTGTTGAGTCGCTGGCTGCTAAATTCGGCGCGACGTGGAAACATGAGGCACGATTTGAAGCTGAAGTCGCGGTTATCGTATATCAGGGGCGTAAGCTCATGTTGCTCAAGCCGCAGACTTTTATGAATGCCAGCGGGCGCTCATTGGGAGCTGCCTTACGTTACCGTAAGCTTTCTGCTGAGGCGATGCTCGTCGTTTACGACGATCTCACCTTGGATTTGGGGCGCACTAAGTTGAGTGTAAACGGTAGTGCTGGCGGTCACAATGGTATTGCCGATTTGCTCGCTCAGGTCGGGTCAGGCTTCGCTCGCTATCGTGTCGGAATCGGTGCTAAGCCGCATAAAGAGATGGACCTCGCAGATTACGTTCTTGGCCAGTTTACCAAGGACGAACAAAACATTTTGGCGGATCGCACTTCGATCTATCTGGATCAGATACAGTTGATCTTGAGCGACGGCATCGAACCCGCCATGAACATCATTAACCAACGCAAAGCTATATCGCATGAGCGCAACGACAAAAAATAA
- a CDS encoding zinc metallopeptidase: protein MVIGLWAQMKVKSAYGKYSQVPSRGRITGREAAQAVMASAGIHDVEIVECHGTLTDHYDPTHKRLALSHDNYRGHSLAALGVAAHEAGHAIQHKQEYAPLNLRMSLVPITNFASQMLPIAMFGGFFLFHSPIFINLGIAIYIVLTVFQLVTLPVEFDASKRAKAQLVGLGIVDQDELVGVNKTLDAAAYTYVAAFVSSLGWLLYLLASRR from the coding sequence ATGGTCATAGGCCTTTGGGCTCAAATGAAAGTCAAAAGCGCCTACGGCAAATATAGCCAAGTCCCCTCGCGTGGACGCATCACCGGCCGCGAAGCGGCGCAAGCCGTCATGGCCAGCGCAGGCATCCACGACGTCGAAATTGTCGAGTGCCACGGCACATTGACCGACCATTACGACCCCACTCATAAGCGTCTCGCGCTCAGCCACGACAACTATCGCGGGCACAGCTTAGCCGCGCTGGGGGTCGCCGCCCACGAAGCCGGCCACGCCATCCAGCACAAGCAAGAGTACGCACCACTCAACCTGCGCATGTCGCTGGTGCCGATCACCAACTTTGCCTCGCAAATGCTCCCGATTGCGATGTTCGGCGGCTTCTTCCTCTTCCACAGCCCGATCTTCATCAACCTCGGCATAGCTATCTACATTGTGTTGACGGTCTTTCAACTTGTTACGCTGCCAGTTGAATTCGACGCCAGCAAGCGGGCCAAAGCGCAACTCGTCGGCCTCGGCATCGTTGACCAAGACGAACTGGTGGGGGTCAACAAGACCCTCGACGCCGCCGCCTACACCTACGTGGCTGCCTTTGTCAGCAGCCTGGGCTGGCTACTCTACTTGCTGGCCTCACGGCGCTAG
- a CDS encoding thioredoxin family protein, with protein sequence MRKILITALFTLLGLQASLSAGEGWMTDFDAAKAKAVAENKPLLVDFTGSDWCGWCIKLDKEVFSQAAFKQYAEDALVLVELDFPRSKPQSAELKAQNEALAKKYGIRGFPTILVLSPEGKLIEKTGYRRGGAEQYVEHIQEIVASAQ encoded by the coding sequence ATGAGAAAAATACTGATTACTGCACTTTTTACACTTCTAGGTCTGCAAGCATCACTGAGCGCGGGCGAGGGGTGGATGACTGATTTTGACGCAGCGAAAGCCAAGGCTGTTGCGGAGAATAAGCCTCTGCTGGTTGATTTTACTGGATCTGATTGGTGCGGATGGTGCATCAAGCTAGACAAGGAGGTCTTTAGTCAGGCTGCTTTTAAGCAATATGCGGAAGATGCGCTGGTGCTGGTGGAGCTTGATTTTCCACGTTCGAAGCCTCAGTCGGCAGAATTGAAGGCTCAAAATGAGGCTTTGGCTAAAAAATATGGGATTCGCGGCTTTCCGACGATCCTGGTGCTTTCTCCAGAGGGGAAGTTGATTGAGAAGACGGGCTATCGTCGTGGCGGAGCGGAGCAGTATGTGGAGCACATTCAGGAGATTGTCGCTTCCGCGCAGTAG